Part of the Novipirellula artificiosorum genome, TCAATACGGCGGGTCCGGTCAAGTTATGGGCGATGGCCGATGTTTTTGAAGACAAGTTGAAAACAAGTCTCGAGGTCTTAACCAAGGGACAAGAACAACGCTATGATCGCGAGGCGCACGACGGCTTTGCGAATCAAATTGACGTTGCACCGGAGCGACAGTTTGTCGGTTGGGATGCCTACAAGCAGGCCATCGACAGCGGTGTGGACGTGGTGATTTTGACGACCTTTCCCCACTTTCGCCCGATGCAGTATGCGTATGCGGTTGAGCAAGGCAAACACGTCTTCATGGAAAAGCCGGTTGCCTGTGATGCGGCGGGCGTCCGCCAGATCTTGGCAGCGAACGAGATCGCCAAGCAAAAGAACTTGAAGGTGGGGGTGGGTTTGCAACGTCGCCATTCCCCGCTCTACCTCGAAACGCTCGATCGAATTCACGGCGGTGCGATTGGCCCGATTCAATCGATGCGGTGCTACTGGAATTCGGGATCCGCGGGCCAATTAAATCCGCGTCGTGGCGAAACGGAAATGGAGTTTCAGATGCGTAACAAGTATTACTTTACATGGCTCGCCGGCGATCACATCGTCGAGCAACACATTCACAATATCGACATTTGCAATTGGATGGCTGGTGGTCATCCCGTAGAGTGCAACGGGATGGGGGGCCGAATGTGGCGAAACGGGCGAGAGCATGGGGAGATCTACGACCATCATTTCGTCGAATACACCTATGCCGATGGAACGAAGATGCACAGCCAATGTCGGCACATCCCTCGGTGTTTTAGTAGCATGTCTGAACATGCTCAGGGATCCAAGGGCTCGGCGATGCTGGACAATCGCAATGGCGTGATCGAGATCGCGGGTGCGGAGCCGTGGAAATATAGGGGCGAAAAAGTGAACCCCTATCAGAGCGAGCATGATTGCTTGTTCGACGCGGTGCGAAAGGACTTGCCTTTCAATGAAGCGGAGTACGGAGCGATCAGCACGATGACGGCGATCATGGGACGGATGGCAACCTATAGTGGTAAGGTCGTTCAATGGGAGGATGCCTTGAATTCAGAGGTTGACTTGAAGCCCGACCGCTACGCCTGGGACGGCACCCCCCCAGTGGTTCCGGATGCCGACGGAGTCTATCCGTGTGCGATGCCGGGAATGACCAAGGTACTGTAGTCACACGTTGTTCTCACTCTTTTCGAACCAAGCGAACTGCGAATGAATCGATATCGCATGCGTTTTGCACCCAGTGTGTGGAAGCCCAAGTTGAATCCGTGGTTAGTCGATTGGTTACGTCCGCTGCGAAAGAGGCGTCAATGGTCGGAGTTGAGGATCAATCGGGTCTCGGTCGTCGGCGAATCGATCGTACGCGACCAGTTGGATGCTGGCAGTGGCGTGCTGCTGATGCCGAACCACTCCAGCCACGCCGACCCGTATATCATCTATGCTGCGGCCGATCGGATCGGGACGGCGCTCTACGTGATGGCGACGTGGCACGTCTTTGACGGACAACCCTGGCTGACTCAGCAACTCCTTCGATGTCATGGTTGTTTTAGCGTGGACCGTGAAGCGAACGACATTGGTGCGTTTCGATTGGCCACAGGAATTCTGCAAGAGAAGAAGCAGCCGTTGGTTCTTTTTCCTGAGGGAGAAATCTATCACTGCAATGACCGAGTGACTCCGTTTCGCGAAGGAGCCGCTGCGATCGCAGTGTCCGCCGCGAGGAAATCGAAACGGCCGATTGTTTGTGTCCCCTGTGCGATGACCTATCGCTATGAAGACGATCCGACCGATCAACTCGTCGAAACGATGGGTGAACTTGAAGAGGCGATTCTTTGGCGACGGCGAACCGGTCGGCCGCTGAGCCAACGCGTCTATCAGTTTGCCGAAGCCTTGTTAGCTGTCAAAGAACTCGAGTACTTTGACCATGCAAGTCGCGGCCCGCTGCCCGAACGCATTCGCGTTCTTGGCGATCACATCCTGAGCCAGGTGGAATCACGTCACGGAATTCTTGCGGGAAGCAGTTCCGTACCGGAGCGGGTCAAGGCGGTGCGACGCACGATTATCGAACAGCTTGAATCGGACGACTGTTCGTCGGAATTGGCCGCAAAGCTGAATGACGACTTGGAAGACATGTTCCTCGTGGTTCAATCCTTCAGCTATCCGGGTGACTATGTGAAGGCGGAACCGTCCATCGAACGGTTGGCCGAGACCCTGGACAAATTCGAAGAGGATATCCTGCGGCGGTCCACCGCATCAATCAAGGCCGAGCGGAGTGTTCGCGTTCAGTTCGGTGACGCGATCGCGGTAACGGGTGATCGTAAGGATAAGGGCCAAACGTCTCGAATCACGTCGAAAGTCGAGGCGGCAGTCCAATCGATGCTCGACGAGGGGGCCCGTTGGCGCTGCGGTTCGGCCTAACCGAGAGAAGAATCGCCTGCACGGAAGCCGTTGCAACGACTCCGACGCCGCAAAGACACCGTGATCGGCATATCCGGCGGCGTTATGACCGTCGTTCGCATGGCAGCGGTCGATGTGAAGTGGACCATCGGCGCTTCGGTTGGTAGCCTTTATATTGCCTGTTGGTTTCTTGAACACGGAAACCAACGCGCCCAAAACCCCCGAGATCCAAGTTGTCCATGCCGCCTTTTCTCGAGCGACGTAGCCCTGCACGGGTCTCGTATGCGCTGTTGATCTTGATGGCTTTCTTTTTCTTTCTCCCCTCGGTGTTTCGCGCCGCACGGCTGAGTTTGGGAGAGAAACAGAATAATATCAAAGATTGGTTGCCAAGCGACTTCCCTGAAACAGCCGAATTGGAGTGGTTTGGTAGCCACTTCGTTGGGGAGAGTTTTGTCTTGGCGACCTGGCCAGGCTGTACCAGCGGCGATCAGCGGTTGCAGTTGCTCGAACAAAAATTGCTTCACGAATCCGACGCCTTCGATCCGACGGGCAAGCTACCCCCCGACGACATCGACGATTACCGACGCGCGAAGGAGTTGGGTAAAAAACTCGAGCTGCTCAATACGGGACGCAAATTTGATAACTGGGGTGGCAAGCAAGAGAAATGGGTTCGTGCCGCCAAGGGGACATGGTTTTACTTGACGCCCGACGGTCGGTTTTATCGTTGGGAAGGATCGATGACCGGGCCGGCATCCTTGGTTCGGTCGATCCAACGCAGCCTCGGTCGTTATGAACTCGATGGGACCTTTGTGACAGCGTTCGGGCAACAACCTGATGATGAGCAGAGCAACCCCTTTCACAACGATCCGACCCTCCTTTGCGCGCCGCTTTTTCACACCGTTCAAACCGGTGGCTCGATCGCAGAGCAGTTAGCGTCCGAAGGGGGGCCGCTTTGGCCCATCGAGTTGATCGACCCTGCAAGTCGCCCGACGATTGCCCGTCGTTTGGCCATGAAGCGATTGACCGGGACGATGTTTGCCCCTGCGGTACCGCCCCAGTTTGATTGGACGGCGAAGTCGTTTCGTGCAGCGATCCCTGAGGAGGTTGGCGAAACGCTAAGTGACGACTTTGAGTTGACGGTTTCCGAGACCCTCCGTGAGATCGTCGAGACTCGTTTCGCGGGATCGATCGAGCAGCTTCAAGCGGCTCCGATCGACGAGCAAGCCGACGTCTGGTATGCGGTTTTTGATGCGGTTGCGATCGAGCCCCCCCCGCGTTTGAGTTGTGTTTTGGTCACCTTGACCGACATTGCGAAAGAGAACCTGCCGTACGTGCTGGGGCGTGGTGCAGCGGGAGGCCCGCGAGGCCGGCTGCTTCAATTGGCCGAGGAATCGGGCATTCATCCCGCTCCGCCACCTTCGCTTGCACCGCCTCCCTTCAACCGCGAACCGGTCGAATCGGTAGCGGGAATGCCAACGCTGCATCTTGGTGGGCCGCCGGTCGATAACTTAGCGATCGATGAGGAAGGCACGGTGACCCTGATTCGGCTGCTTGGATACAGCTTGTTGGTTGGAGTCGTTTTGTCGTACCTCTGCTTCACCAGTATCAAGATCACCGTGATGGTGTTTGTGGTGGGTGGTAGTGCAGCGATGTTGAGCATGGCGACGGTTTGGTGGACCGGGGGCAAGGTCGATGCGATTTTGATGAGCATGCCGTCGCTGGTTTACGTGATGGGACTTTCCGGTGCGATTCATGTTGTCAACTACTATCGCGATGAGGTTCGCCATCGTGGTTCAAGCGGTGCCGCGGGGCGAGCGATTCGCCATGCGGTCGTTCCTTGCACGCTCGCGTCGCTGACCACGGCGATCGGGTTGGTCTCTCTTTTCACCAGCAACCTGGCACCGATCAGCAACTTTGGGCTCTATTCGGCGATCGGGGTGATGGCGACCCTGGGTGTTTTGTTTTCTTACTTGCCCGCTGCATTGCAAACGTTTCCGCCCTCACTTCATTTCGCAAAGGAAGGTAAAAAGGCTTCGGAAAAGTCCGCTTCGCAGGAAAAGGTTGGGCAAGCTGATCGAGCGGAGGAGAGTGCATTCGCCGAGGCATGGGCATCGGCGGGGCGATGGATCACTTCGCACCATCTCGCGGTCACAACGGTTTGTTTGTTGGTGCTGTTTACAGCGGCCATGGGACTGCGGCACATCAAGACTTCGGTGCAACTTTTGAAGCTGTTCGATACCGAATCACGGATCATCCGTGATTATGCATGGCTTGAAGACCATTTTGGCAAACTGGTGCCGATGGAAATGATCGTCCGCATGCCTCCGTTGCCAGAGATTGCAGAAGAAGCGAATGAGTTGACGGATAACGTCGAACCGGCCGATACGGTGACGTCGCTCAACATGCTCGAGCGTGCCGAGGCGGTGTCACGGATCACGACGGTCGTGCGGCGGACCTTGGGTGAAACCGGGACCGATGTGGTGGGCCAGACGTTGAGTGCCGATACGTTTTTGCCCCCTTTGCCGGAACCCGAGTACCGTTGGACGAGCCGTCGATCGACGTTCAACCGTCGATTGTTGGCTTCCCGCTCGGAGTTGTTGGATAGCGACTACATCCGGATCGAAAAAGAGGGCCCCTTTGCTGGTAGCGAGTTGTGGCGAATCAGTTTACGCGTCGGGGCACTTTCGGATGTCGACTACGGACGCTTCATTTCTACGTTGCGAACCGCCGTCGAGCCAGTCCTGCGAGCCTATGACACACGCGAGGCCATCCTTGCGGCAATGACACGCGATGCGGAAGGCAACGCGGTCGGTTTGTCTGCTAAAACGCGTCTCTTGATCATCGGCCATTCACGCCCGGAATCGCTCGACCAGGCTAAGTTGCTTGCCGAGGACGGCGAAACCCTTGACGCGGAACAGATTTATCTCGCGACCCTTGGCGAACTACTCGCCGGAGTCCCGATGCGAACGCCAGGATGGATGGCCGAGGCGAACGTTACGCAAGACTCGAAGCAGTGGCAGCAAGCGATCGCGAACAATTTTGATGCCGTTGTTTGGGTTGGCGACCAGACGCCCGATGAAGCAACGCGAACAGCGATTCCTCGATTTATCGATGCTCGAGCCATCTATGCCAAGTCGGTTACACCGATCTTGATCGACGGCAACGTTCCGGATGTTGAAGGCTCCGGTGAATTGCAAGTCGTTTACACCGGAGCGATCCCGGTCGTCTACAAGGCTCAGCGAACCTTGTTGTTTAGCTTGGTCGAGTCCATTGCCTTGGCCTTCGTGCTGATTGCGGGTGTGATGACCTTGCTTTTGAATCCGGGACGTTTTCCATTCGGGTGGTTCTCGCCGAGCAACTTTGCCTACGGTGCAACCGCAGGAATGATCGCCATGATTCCAAACGTCTTTCCGGTGCTCTTGGTGTTCGGCGTCATGTGCCACCGGGGCATTGCGATTGACATCGGCACGATGATGACCGCATCGGTGGCGATGGGGGTCGCCGTGGACGACACGATTCACTTCCTTTCTTGGTTCCGAGCCAATTTGGATGCGGGGCTTAGCCGCGTGGAAGCGGTGATCGAAACCTACCGGCGCGTCGGTCCAGCCATGACGCAAACGACGATTGTCGGCGGACTCGGGTTGTTTGTATTTGCACTTTCCACTTTTACGCCGACACAGCGATTTGGAGTGTTGATGTTGGTCATGCTCGGCGCGGCTTTGGTGGGGGACTTGGTCTTGTTGCCGGCTTTGTTGGCGGGTCCCCTGGGTCGCTTCTTTAAACCGCGTGTTGTCGATCCCAATCCGATCCCAGCCTCCGACGTAGGCGCAGTAGAAGACGTGAGCGCCGAGGAAGACGCGGGCGCGGAAAAAGGCGCGGGCGAAGGGGAGGACGTGGGGGAAAAGGAAGGTGCATCATCGGGCGTGGAAGGCTTGCACGATGAAACGCTGCCTCGATTGAAAGTCCATTTCCCCTCGGGGCGAGTGGACTCGCCACACCGAGCACGGTAGATCGTACTCGGTCGTTTCAGACGGGATTTTTCGGTGAATACGCCGAGCCAACGGTTGACGATCGCGGAGCGAAGCTTGCCTTCCGCGCACAACATGAGTCGTTTTTATCCTATTGGATCGTTGCTAAGACCTGGCCGGTTGCAACCTTGTCGCCGACGTGGAAGCGAATTTCCGCAATCGTTCCGTTGACCGGAGAGGAAACCTCCATCTCCATTTTCATCGCTTCGAGAATCAGGATCGGATCGCCTTCGCGTACCTTGTCGCCAGGCCCGACGATGACCTTGAAGACGACGCCGGGCATCTGAGCGATCACTTGGGTCCTGTTGGCTTCTGACGCGGTGGAGGGTTCGATTTTCGCACCCCCTTCGTTGCCTTTTCCCTCTTCGGGACGAAGGGCAACCCGATAGACTTTGCCATCGACCGTGACCATGTCGCCTTCAAACGCCATAAAGAAATCTTCGCCATTGATCGTGACCGTGTATTCCGACGGTCCCTGTTTTGCGCTGGATGCGTCTTCCGAAGCGGTGCTTTGGGCCGATTGCGCCACCGGTGGGGCGCCCTTGTCGATCTTTCGCACGCCGACTTCCGCTTTTCCATGCAAGTAGCGGATTCCTTTTTCCTTACAGGTCGCTGCGATAAAGATATTTTCGTCGGTAATCCGCAATCCTTCTTCTTCGAGCAATGCCTTGGCCGGCTCGATCCCCTTATCCGGATCCGCATCGTTCAACTCAAGGACCTTTTGTGTCGTCGGTTGCAGGTTCAATTGCTGGCTAGCAAGCGCGACGATTTCGGGATCGGGTTCGACCGGTGTTTTGCCGAAGTAGCCAAGCACCATCTTGCCGTAGGGTTCGGCGATCTTCTTCCAAGGGCCGACCATGACGTTGTTGAACGCTTGTTGGAAGTAGAACTGCGAAACGGGCGTCACCGATGTGCCGTAGCCACCTTTCCGCACCACATCGCTCATGGCGGCGATGATTTCGGGATACTTGTCCATGATGTTGTTGTCACGCAGCATCTGCGTATTGGAGGTCAGCGCTCCGCCCGGCATCGGGCTCCAAGGAATCAGCGGTTCGACCGCAGTCGCTTCGGGCGGCAAGAAGTAATCGCTCATACAATCCTTGAAGACAGCCTCGGCTTCACGAACCTTATCCAAATTGACGTTCAAGTCGTATTCGCTACCGCGCAGTGCGTGCCACATCACCAAGATATCGGGTTGGCAGGTGCCGCCACTGCAGGGTGCCATCGACAAATCAATCGCGTCGGCACCCGCATCGAGTGCGGCCTTGTTGGCGAGCACGCTGACGCCCGCCGTCTCATGGGTATGGAAGTGAATGAACGTTCCCTCGGGCAACATCTTCCGC contains:
- a CDS encoding Gfo/Idh/MocA family oxidoreductase; translated protein: MTEMPTQRRNFLKRTSVAAGAVALSASAIPSVHAAGDETIKVALVGCGGRGTGAASQALNTAGPVKLWAMADVFEDKLKTSLEVLTKGQEQRYDREAHDGFANQIDVAPERQFVGWDAYKQAIDSGVDVVILTTFPHFRPMQYAYAVEQGKHVFMEKPVACDAAGVRQILAANEIAKQKNLKVGVGLQRRHSPLYLETLDRIHGGAIGPIQSMRCYWNSGSAGQLNPRRGETEMEFQMRNKYYFTWLAGDHIVEQHIHNIDICNWMAGGHPVECNGMGGRMWRNGREHGEIYDHHFVEYTYADGTKMHSQCRHIPRCFSSMSEHAQGSKGSAMLDNRNGVIEIAGAEPWKYRGEKVNPYQSEHDCLFDAVRKDLPFNEAEYGAISTMTAIMGRMATYSGKVVQWEDALNSEVDLKPDRYAWDGTPPVVPDADGVYPCAMPGMTKVL
- a CDS encoding lysophospholipid acyltransferase family protein → MNRYRMRFAPSVWKPKLNPWLVDWLRPLRKRRQWSELRINRVSVVGESIVRDQLDAGSGVLLMPNHSSHADPYIIYAAADRIGTALYVMATWHVFDGQPWLTQQLLRCHGCFSVDREANDIGAFRLATGILQEKKQPLVLFPEGEIYHCNDRVTPFREGAAAIAVSAARKSKRPIVCVPCAMTYRYEDDPTDQLVETMGELEEAILWRRRTGRPLSQRVYQFAEALLAVKELEYFDHASRGPLPERIRVLGDHILSQVESRHGILAGSSSVPERVKAVRRTIIEQLESDDCSSELAAKLNDDLEDMFLVVQSFSYPGDYVKAEPSIERLAETLDKFEEDILRRSTASIKAERSVRVQFGDAIAVTGDRKDKGQTSRITSKVEAAVQSMLDEGARWRCGSA
- a CDS encoding efflux RND transporter permease subunit, whose product is MPPFLERRSPARVSYALLILMAFFFFLPSVFRAARLSLGEKQNNIKDWLPSDFPETAELEWFGSHFVGESFVLATWPGCTSGDQRLQLLEQKLLHESDAFDPTGKLPPDDIDDYRRAKELGKKLELLNTGRKFDNWGGKQEKWVRAAKGTWFYLTPDGRFYRWEGSMTGPASLVRSIQRSLGRYELDGTFVTAFGQQPDDEQSNPFHNDPTLLCAPLFHTVQTGGSIAEQLASEGGPLWPIELIDPASRPTIARRLAMKRLTGTMFAPAVPPQFDWTAKSFRAAIPEEVGETLSDDFELTVSETLREIVETRFAGSIEQLQAAPIDEQADVWYAVFDAVAIEPPPRLSCVLVTLTDIAKENLPYVLGRGAAGGPRGRLLQLAEESGIHPAPPPSLAPPPFNREPVESVAGMPTLHLGGPPVDNLAIDEEGTVTLIRLLGYSLLVGVVLSYLCFTSIKITVMVFVVGGSAAMLSMATVWWTGGKVDAILMSMPSLVYVMGLSGAIHVVNYYRDEVRHRGSSGAAGRAIRHAVVPCTLASLTTAIGLVSLFTSNLAPISNFGLYSAIGVMATLGVLFSYLPAALQTFPPSLHFAKEGKKASEKSASQEKVGQADRAEESAFAEAWASAGRWITSHHLAVTTVCLLVLFTAAMGLRHIKTSVQLLKLFDTESRIIRDYAWLEDHFGKLVPMEMIVRMPPLPEIAEEANELTDNVEPADTVTSLNMLERAEAVSRITTVVRRTLGETGTDVVGQTLSADTFLPPLPEPEYRWTSRRSTFNRRLLASRSELLDSDYIRIEKEGPFAGSELWRISLRVGALSDVDYGRFISTLRTAVEPVLRAYDTREAILAAMTRDAEGNAVGLSAKTRLLIIGHSRPESLDQAKLLAEDGETLDAEQIYLATLGELLAGVPMRTPGWMAEANVTQDSKQWQQAIANNFDAVVWVGDQTPDEATRTAIPRFIDARAIYAKSVTPILIDGNVPDVEGSGELQVVYTGAIPVVYKAQRTLLFSLVESIALAFVLIAGVMTLLLNPGRFPFGWFSPSNFAYGATAGMIAMIPNVFPVLLVFGVMCHRGIAIDIGTMMTASVAMGVAVDDTIHFLSWFRANLDAGLSRVEAVIETYRRVGPAMTQTTIVGGLGLFVFALSTFTPTQRFGVLMLVMLGAALVGDLVLLPALLAGPLGRFFKPRVVDPNPIPASDVGAVEDVSAEEDAGAEKGAGEGEDVGEKEGASSGVEGLHDETLPRLKVHFPSGRVDSPHRAR
- a CDS encoding biotin/lipoyl-containing protein, with amino-acid sequence MSKKQVKFMCTAFRDGFQSVYGSRVFTKDFLPAVEAACDAGIDWFEAGGGARFQSLYFYCNEDAFAMMDAFRATAGKDANLQTLARGVNVVGLESQPSDIIKLHADLFKKHGITSIRNFDALNDVNNLIYSGQCIVDAGLKHQVCVTLMELPPGCEGAHDASFYARTLRQILDAEIPFDSVCFKDASGTAVPSKVYETIKAARKMLPEGTFIHFHTHETAGVSVLANKAALDAGADAIDLSMAPCSGGTCQPDILVMWHALRGSEYDLNVNLDKVREAEAVFKDCMSDYFLPPEATAVEPLIPWSPMPGGALTSNTQMLRDNNIMDKYPEIIAAMSDVVRKGGYGTSVTPVSQFYFQQAFNNVMVGPWKKIAEPYGKMVLGYFGKTPVEPDPEIVALASQQLNLQPTTQKVLELNDADPDKGIEPAKALLEEEGLRITDENIFIAATCKEKGIRYLHGKAEVGVRKIDKGAPPVAQSAQSTASEDASSAKQGPSEYTVTINGEDFFMAFEGDMVTVDGKVYRVALRPEEGKGNEGGAKIEPSTASEANRTQVIAQMPGVVFKVIVGPGDKVREGDPILILEAMKMEMEVSSPVNGTIAEIRFHVGDKVATGQVLATIQ